The following are from one region of the Paenibacillus bovis genome:
- a CDS encoding DUF418 domain-containing protein: MKRLVNLDILRGFALCGIILINIMQLVHYNMDWTPLDKGILQFLHFAVEQRFYVIFAFLFGVGFHIFISRAEARGDRPRLRFTRRLIILLVIGMIHHYFQPGEALLVYAILGFFLIPFYRVKPWVSLLIALFIIGISVGWLGIAQLETLGMFFLGKWAGQIRLFAEPERYRKGLRITQIAALVLIWPLHLSGNWILDQFGLVDISSMLSGLPVSVFYVTTLILLLRQPRIERLLTPLGNLGRMALTNYVSQTAVILLLSHLLHWPSQVHITVLMIAALFILIIQMILSSWWLSRFTMGPIEYIWRLGTYGQKPQRSSISSS, from the coding sequence TTGAAACGCTTGGTTAACCTGGATATTCTGCGCGGATTCGCATTGTGTGGAATTATCCTGATCAATATTATGCAGTTGGTACATTACAATATGGACTGGACCCCACTCGATAAGGGAATTTTGCAATTCTTGCATTTTGCTGTGGAGCAGCGTTTTTATGTTATTTTTGCATTTCTATTCGGGGTAGGTTTTCATATTTTTATTAGCCGGGCCGAGGCACGTGGCGACCGTCCGCGTCTCCGCTTTACTCGCAGATTAATTATTTTACTCGTGATTGGTATGATTCATCATTATTTTCAGCCTGGAGAGGCGCTGCTGGTATACGCGATACTCGGATTTTTTCTGATTCCTTTTTACCGGGTCAAGCCGTGGGTGAGTCTGCTGATAGCGCTGTTCATTATCGGTATAAGTGTGGGCTGGTTGGGTATCGCCCAGCTGGAGACACTGGGCATGTTTTTCCTGGGGAAATGGGCCGGCCAGATCAGGTTATTCGCCGAGCCAGAACGCTATCGCAAAGGACTCCGAATTACACAAATTGCAGCACTCGTGCTAATCTGGCCGCTGCATCTGTCAGGTAACTGGATTCTGGACCAATTCGGATTGGTCGATATCTCCTCTATGTTAAGCGGACTGCCGGTGAGTGTATTCTATGTAACAACACTGATCCTGCTGCTGCGTCAACCGCGTATTGAGCGTCTGTTGACACCACTCGGCAATCTTGGACGTATGGCATTGACCAACTATGTATCACAGACAGCTGTGATTCTGCTACTGTCTCATCTGCTGCATTGGCCGTCTCAGGTACATATTACTGTACTGATGATTGCTGCTCTATTTATTCTGATCATTCAGATGATTCTCAGCAGCTGGTGGCTAAGTCGCTTCACTATGGGACCGATCGAATATATATGGCGCCTTGGTACGTATGGACAGAAGCCGCAGCGCTCGTCAATATCATCCTCCTGA
- a CDS encoding glycoside hydrolase family 3 C-terminal domain-containing protein encodes MEQTTKYPFQDHTLELDERVHDLVSRLSEEEKIESMLQYQPAVERLGIGAYKHGTEAAHGIAWLGEATFFPQPVGLACTWDSELMHRIGNVISDEARVMYMRNPAVNGLTLWAPTVDMERDPRWGRNEEAYGEDPRLTGELATRLVQGIQGDHPTYLKAVATLKHFLGNNNEVDRGSGSSSIDPRNMREYYLKAFELPFTEGKAQSMMTAYNSINGTPALLHPLVQEVVKGEWGMDGFIVSDAGDVMGIMNDHGYYDSHTPGVAESIKAGIDSITDDADLSKAALREALEQELLSWEDIDRALFHTFRVRFRLGEFDPAELNPYASIGEESMMTEEARAIAAEAVRKSIVLLKNDNSMLPLSSQDTDDVAVIGELGNIVYRDWYSGTLPYAVTGLQGIEAKLKGTVHYHDGNDRVSFQSVGHGGVLSVRQTAAEEKAIVQADKSGFSSSSDTADNPVAADASSLFTVSDWGFGSYTIRSAESGKYWTADDEGQRITASADEAYGWYVKEVFGLNQQNDGRIAISTWNGRTVCTAVAEGHLAIADEQTADVLDDQALFEKNILENGIEQAVAAARAAKTAIVFVGNNPLINGKEENDRPSLELPASQLKLIQEVYAANPRTVVVVIGSYPFAMEWVEQHIPAILYLSHAGPELGSAVADVLYGDYAPAGRLNMTWYRSEDQLGDLRDYDIIRSERTYQYFKGQALYPFGHGLTYSPMEYSYLELDAEKVDAEDTIRLSVTVRNTGTIDSDEVVQLYTKLDQSRIQRPLRTLQAFRRIHLAAGQSSVVTFELPVNELACWDVTRSRYCVETGSYTLMVGRSSADIQLQSEVQVNGEVIPPQDLTKPILAENYDDYRQVHLVESSEGGAAVEALGDGAWILFGDAEFGQTGVRTFQARTAFAGESGELQIRLDAPDGLLAATLTLDGSGGIANWQNVGIDIQAVTGRHDVYLLLSQGTRIREFWFGE; translated from the coding sequence ATGGAACAAACGACCAAGTATCCTTTCCAGGATCATACACTGGAGCTGGATGAGCGGGTTCATGATCTGGTATCCCGTCTGTCCGAGGAGGAAAAAATTGAATCCATGCTGCAGTATCAGCCAGCTGTAGAGCGGCTGGGCATAGGCGCATACAAGCACGGGACCGAGGCCGCACACGGTATTGCCTGGCTGGGCGAAGCCACCTTTTTCCCGCAGCCTGTCGGACTGGCCTGCACCTGGGACAGTGAGCTGATGCACCGAATCGGTAACGTTATCTCGGATGAAGCACGGGTTATGTATATGCGTAATCCGGCAGTTAACGGATTGACCCTATGGGCACCGACCGTCGATATGGAACGTGATCCGCGCTGGGGACGCAATGAAGAGGCCTATGGAGAAGATCCGCGTCTGACGGGTGAACTGGCGACCCGTCTTGTACAGGGCATTCAGGGCGACCATCCTACATATCTCAAAGCGGTAGCGACGCTGAAGCATTTTCTCGGCAACAATAATGAAGTCGATCGTGGCAGCGGCTCATCAAGTATCGATCCGCGCAATATGCGGGAATATTATCTCAAAGCGTTCGAACTGCCTTTTACCGAGGGCAAAGCCCAATCGATGATGACCGCCTACAACTCGATCAATGGTACACCTGCACTGCTGCACCCGCTCGTGCAGGAAGTAGTCAAAGGCGAGTGGGGAATGGATGGATTTATCGTCAGTGATGCCGGCGATGTGATGGGCATTATGAATGATCATGGATACTATGATTCCCACACCCCTGGAGTAGCCGAATCGATCAAGGCAGGCATCGACAGTATTACCGATGATGCAGACCTGTCCAAAGCTGCGCTGCGTGAAGCGCTGGAGCAGGAACTGCTGAGCTGGGAAGATATCGACCGCGCTTTGTTCCATACGTTCCGTGTTCGCTTCCGGCTGGGAGAGTTCGATCCGGCCGAGCTGAATCCGTATGCCTCGATTGGAGAAGAATCGATGATGACCGAGGAAGCACGGGCGATTGCAGCAGAAGCCGTACGCAAATCGATTGTCCTGCTCAAAAATGATAACAGTATGCTGCCACTGTCCAGTCAGGATACCGATGATGTAGCCGTAATCGGTGAACTTGGTAATATCGTCTACCGTGATTGGTACTCGGGAACACTCCCGTATGCCGTGACCGGTCTGCAGGGTATCGAGGCCAAGTTAAAAGGGACGGTGCATTATCATGACGGCAATGACCGGGTGAGCTTCCAATCGGTAGGTCATGGTGGAGTACTGTCTGTCCGGCAAACTGCCGCTGAAGAAAAAGCGATTGTGCAGGCAGACAAGAGTGGTTTCTCTTCTTCATCAGATACTGCCGACAATCCGGTAGCAGCAGATGCTAGCAGTTTGTTCACTGTATCTGACTGGGGATTTGGCAGTTACACGATTCGTTCAGCAGAAAGCGGGAAATACTGGACGGCCGACGATGAAGGCCAGCGGATTACCGCCTCAGCCGATGAAGCCTATGGCTGGTATGTCAAAGAAGTATTTGGTCTGAATCAGCAAAACGATGGACGGATAGCGATCAGCACGTGGAACGGACGTACCGTGTGCACGGCCGTTGCAGAAGGCCATCTGGCTATCGCCGATGAACAGACAGCGGACGTACTGGATGATCAGGCGCTGTTTGAGAAGAATATTCTGGAAAATGGAATAGAGCAGGCAGTAGCAGCTGCCCGAGCAGCGAAGACGGCGATTGTGTTTGTCGGCAACAATCCATTGATCAACGGTAAGGAAGAAAATGACCGTCCCAGTCTGGAACTGCCAGCTTCCCAGCTGAAGCTGATTCAGGAAGTCTATGCAGCCAATCCGCGTACAGTAGTCGTTGTTATCGGCAGTTATCCTTTTGCTATGGAATGGGTAGAGCAGCATATTCCGGCGATACTGTATCTGTCCCATGCGGGGCCGGAGCTGGGTAGTGCGGTAGCGGATGTATTGTATGGAGACTACGCTCCGGCAGGGCGTTTGAATATGACCTGGTACCGCTCGGAGGATCAGCTCGGTGATCTGAGGGATTACGATATTATTCGCTCTGAGCGCACCTATCAGTATTTCAAAGGCCAGGCGCTGTATCCTTTTGGACATGGACTCACCTATTCGCCGATGGAATACAGCTATCTGGAACTGGACGCTGAAAAAGTAGATGCAGAGGATACCATCCGTCTGTCGGTTACTGTCCGCAATACCGGGACAATCGACAGCGATGAAGTAGTGCAGCTGTATACGAAGCTGGATCAATCGCGTATCCAGCGGCCGCTGCGTACATTGCAGGCATTCCGGCGTATTCATCTAGCAGCCGGTCAGTCGAGTGTAGTTACTTTTGAGCTGCCAGTGAACGAGCTGGCCTGCTGGGATGTGACCCGCAGCCGGTATTGTGTAGAGACAGGCAGTTATACGCTCATGGTCGGCCGTTCGTCTGCAGATATCCAGCTGCAGTCCGAAGTTCAGGTCAATGGAGAAGTCATTCCGCCACAGGATCTGACCAAGCCGATACTGGCCGAGAACTATGACGACTATCGCCAGGTGCATCTGGTCGAATCGAGTGAAGGTGGCGCAGCTGTAGAAGCGCTGGGAGATGGAGCGTGGATATTGTTCGGCGATGCGGAATTTGGTCAGACCGGTGTAAGGACTTTCCAGGCGCGTACTGCGTTTGCCGGCGAATCGGGCGAACTGCAGATTCGTCTGGATGCACCGGATGGACTGCTGGCCGCTACGCTGACACTGGATGGCTCTGGCGGTATAGCCAACTGGCAGAATGTTGGCATAGATATACAGGCAGTGACTGGACGTCATGATGTATATCTGCTGCTCAGCCAGGGCACCCGTATTCGTGAATTTTGGTTTGGAGAGTAA